CGTCCCCAGACATAAAGTTCTCTAGCCTGCTTTATCAAGTTGTAAGGCTTTAAAGCACTTCCCagtactaaaaatcctaactatgcatacaaatgggtgagcaagccacaagcatacagaaataagcatagatagaagcaatgaacacataaaaacaactttaaatagatagtaagagaatattacatcaaaggttcagcacaaCTCCCCAATAagagatttagccttccattacaagttaGCAACTTTCAACACAAAGGATAGATTTTGAAGAAAGACAAAGGTTACAaatggttgaggatgtctccttgaACCTCTAGAACCCTAAAATCAATCCTCTAACCTAAACTCTCTTGGAGGCTAAGGCTTTGTCGTTCTAGCTTCTTCTCTTGCTCTATTTTTCGactcctcttctttttttacgccaacttcagtgttttaaaggatCCTTGATGTTTTAGATTCTGAAGGCTCACTTAGCGAGCTTGGCTCGCTAAGCGTGAGTTAGTGAAatctggcttagcgagctgggCGCGCTGAGTGCGAGAAGGGACAAACGACTCATTGGGTGAGCTGGCAGCGCGCTGAGCTCGTACATCTGTGactgatcctcttctagggtttccaaACGCGCTAAGTGAGTTGTGTGCCTTGCTTAGCAgatgtcactcgctaagcgcagaTGTCTCCCTTAGCGAGACACCCGCTTCTagaccttctcttcttttagcttgaaattgaagttgattcacattaattcacaaaattgggagtatctgtagaagcaagcttcatgatgaatcaagattgattcaaagagttttgatgataacaaagatgatgacaaaaagctcaaaagtcaagaacacttgattataacaaagatgatgatctcaagaatcaaagaatgagttcaagattgaatcaagaacacttcaaggttcaaaaggaaatttgatttcaagattcaagttccaagaatcaagatcaagattcaagactaaagattcaagaatcaaaagaagactcaatcaagataagtattaaaaagttttttcaaaaactgagtagcacatgaatttttctcaaaaacctttaacaaagagtttttactctctggtaatcgattaccagattgttgtaatcgattaccagtagcaaaatggttttcaaaaaagccttcaactgaatttacaacgttccaattgatttcaaaatgttgtaatcgattacaatgatttggtaatcgattaccagtgtgtttgaacgttggaattcaaatttaattgtgaagagtcacattctttcacaaaaaagctttgtgtaatcgattacactgatttggtaatcgattaccaaacatgaagagtctataaaagcaaggctttgatttgcatttcaatgtaactttttcaattcattctttagacaacaaacttttgccaattgatttatgagtctctttgaactttttcttcttcttccttttgccaaaggctttccaaagttttctggttttccaaatcttgaaaattgtgctattcatctttttcattcccttctccctttgccaaaaagaattcgccaaggactaaccgcctgaattctttttgtgtctctcttctcccttttccaaaagaacgaaggactaaccgcctgaattcttttgtgtctcccttctcccttgtcaaataattcaaaacgacacagtctgagaattcttttgattcttccctttcccataaacaaaagatttcaaaggactaaccgcctgagaattcttttgtttccccattcacaaagtttcaaaggtttaaccgcatGAGAACTTTGTATTGGatggtacatcctttgtggtacaagtagagggtacatctacttgggttattgactgagaacaagatagggtacatctcttgtggatcagttctagtgaagggtacatccactaggttgttcaaagagaacaagggagggtacatcccttgtggatctttacttgtaaaaagatttttacaaggttgaaaagaaatctcaaggaccgtaggtcgcttggggactggatgtaggcacgggttgttgccgaactagtataaatctcctgtgtttgtcttcttcttccctacttttttaatttccgttgtgcactttaattattgattttacttttggtaatattaagaaggatagatttttaattagtaaatgttcattaataattaattcaaccccccttcttaattattccgaggccacttgatacAACAATATCTACTAAGTAAAttcaaactaaacatgaaaatatgtacaattcctactaaaagaaccataaattgggggaaaTATGCTAATTTTATGaaactattcaatacaaaagttagtcgtaaataacGACAAACAGCTGCTGCTTCTAAAGCATATCCCCATAAGTTTAATGGAAGATCGGTGAACCCCATCATGGACTAACCATATCTAGTAAGGTTCGATTTCTTCTTTCAGATACACTATTGTGTTGTGGTGTTCCCGAAGGTGTCCACTAAGAGAGAATCCCATTCTCTTTTAGATAGTCGATAAAGTTATCACTAAGATATTCTCCTCCTCTATCAGATCTAAGCATTTTGATACTCCTACCAGTTTGCTTTTCAACTTCACTACGAAATCTTTTAAACATTTCAAATGATTCAGGTTTATGTTTCATAAGATACAAAAATCCATATCTAGACATATCGTCAGTGAAGgtgataaaataagaatatccTCATTTGGCTTGAATCTTCATGGGCCCAAAAACATTTGTATGAATTAGTCCCAATAACTCATAAGCTCTTTCTCCACTTCCAATAAATGGAGATTTAGTCATTTTTCCATTGAGACAAGATTCACAAGTTTCATATgattcataatcataattatcaAGGTAACCTTCCCTGTGCAACTTGTTAATTCTTTTCTCACCAATGTGACCTAGCCTACAACGccaaatatatgttttatttacttgattatctcttttttcttttgaaactaGAAGAAACATGCATAATTGAGTTATGATTCACATCGAGTAAGACATAAATGCCGCATTGGAGATAACCATTCACATATAAATCATCATCATGATAAATTGAgcaaatgttattattaaagATAATGTAAAAACCTCGCTTGTCCAACATGGAAATtgaaataatgtttgaaataaattttggaACATAATAACAATATTCCAATACTAATACTTTGCCAATAGACATTATTAAAGAAACTAATCCTAAAGCTAAGGCGGCAACATTTGCTCCATTCCCTACTTGTAGATTTATTTCTCCTTTCTTCAACCATCTAGTTATCTGTAGTCCCTGCAACGTATTGCAAATATTAAAACTACTTCCTATATCTAATACCAACATTGAAGAATCAGTGATAGTTAAAGAAATcatgaaaacatttttcattaaaGTCTTaccttgtttcttgtttttcaaaaaatcaagaTACTTCTTGCAATTTCTCTTCCAGTGACCTTTCTCCTTACAGAAGAAACATTCAGCATCAGTTTGGTCAATCTTGTTCCTTTTGTTTTTGGGTTTGGTCATACCACCCTTAGGTCCAAGATGCTTCCTTTTTGGTACTTTGCCTTTCTTCTTGCAGCTTTTGCCAACTACCATGAcagttcctttcttcttctcagAAGCAATTTGATTCACATAATCAATTAGCAGATTAAGCATCTCATGCAAGTCATAACTCATCTTATTCATGTTAAAATTCACAATAAATTGTgaaaatgaatcagaaagtgATTGCAAAATCAAATCTTGAGAAAGCTCTTTCCCAAGAGTGCACCCCAACTTCTCAAATTGTTCTATGAGATCAATCATCTTAAGAACATGAGGTCCAACCTTTTAATTTGCAGCAAGTGAGGATCTAAACAGAGCCTTAGATAACTGAAATCTAGCCGTCTTGCTTTGACCATCGTACATCTTCTTAAGATGTTCGACGATCTCATACGGGTCCATGTCTTGATGTTGCCTCTGGAGTTCTGAACTCATTGATGCCAAGATAATGCACTTAGTAGTAAGGCACTCATCTAGGTACTTTTGAAAAATCTTGGTTGCTTCAGCATCACTCAGATCAGGTGCTTCCGTGGGAGGCTTATCAATAGTGTCAATAAGCTTCTCATGCATGAGAACAATTCTCAAGTTGCGATACCAATCATCATAATTGGCTCCGACTAGTTTTTCAGATTCAAGAATACCACGAAGCGATAGAGAAGACATATTGTTGATTAagcacacaaaaaaatatagttatgtTAGAGCataatttttcaaacattttaaaaaatataaaaatattaatgatatttctaataataatatagtaatGTAAGAAATACTTATTTCTTTTAAGTGGATCATATAAAGCCTCTTAAAAATTATGAGCAAGCCACTTGGTTTTCAAGTTGTTTCTCatacacattctaagacaatgTATCATatacattttcaaatcaaaataagaaatatcatATCACATATGTTCCTGGTTGTCAAGCCAATCCTATtgatatcaataaattaattttaatacttcCCTAGGTTTTCTAGGCGGTgagtatataattaatttcaaaaacatgCATCTTATGCgagaaaagaaataattattaattataagtcTCATGTTCGTCAGGTCATTCcttattattaatcattaaaagaaattacatcATATGTctcaatttatctttttttcttcttctataagtCCCTTAGTAATCAGGTCATTCCTTATgattaaacaatttaatatgTAAGATAAATcagatgaaaaacatatttatcatttagatatataacaattatataattatgcacatagcatataaatttttttttctctcaaataatTGAACGAGATACAATGCTTGAAGCGCATACCTCTTTGATATCACATATCCTAATGCATAATCTTTCCATTAAATTAATATCCagcaatttgaaaataaaagaattaataaaaaattgctcaaaattgaaggaaaggtttaatcttttaaaaggaatccaaataaaatcaaaaatcTTTATTctcctttatataaaaatacaaacgtATATGGTATGGAACACCTCCAGCAAATCAAACACCATATTAACAACCAATTGCAAACATTCCACCGATTCAAAACAACATCCACGTAACAAGATTACAAAttgcacaaaaaaaattaatttgatttgacaaTGTAATCATGCAATCATAACAGGCAGCATTACgtgtaagtaaataaaaattcaaattttttcaaattttgttaaatataatttaaatacaaaagaccTATTGCTCTCATaccatttattagaaaaaagggTGTTCAAAAACACACATTACGAAATAAAAGaatctattttgtatttaaattatattataaacagacgacatattaaaaaatatacctgTTGATGAACTCTTGAAACATAAAAATTCTTCAATAGTGTGAAGACTCTGTGTGTATCCATATCGAGACTGACCTCTATTCGTCAACAACTTTGACAAGTGgaaaaataagaatagagaAGTGATATTAGGATTATTTCAACGTGCAGCCCAAGGCTCTATTTATAACACACTGAGGATACCAAATTtctaatcaaatcaaaatcattattgatagtatctttttttaagctatattatttcttgttaccTTTTATTGCTAACCATTTAACAACTAAAATTGAACTAATAATTGACCAAGTCAAACTTGTATCTAGCAACCTTTTCAACCCaaatttcaaatacaaaatcatacatgtttatttctcttctttcaccaaatcttccaaattatttatattttcagtgctagcaaaaatataataatattccaccttttttgaaatcaattaatcatttgatcatattaaattctctaatttaattaatcatcaaatattaaaataatttctttaacagaGATTAGAACACCCGTTTGTGTGTGACCCCGTAGGTTCAATACTAAGCcgataatatattaatcaaattaatatattaatcaaggTAGGGGTCTAGCAACACTCCTTAACGTCCGGATaacatgaagtgacattttactttcaagaaccattagaagagtagtgtaataatttcttccatCTTTACAGCTCtgggttaactctagagtatgATATTACCGTCAAACTCTTTTAAGTTAACtcataatgacttaagaaattcatttcttctttcatttaattttcctgaccaggatataattttattcatagagctcaaactcattaccaagagttgatggattccttcttgattaatcattaattctacaggtatttaatcatatccaatattCATTCAACAAGTGCTCTAAAGCATTAAGTGTCCGgaatcaaaatacaacaaataacctgttaattactatgacaatctcaggtcaaagaaagctattatacctcttcttaagaattttctattgatagtttatggtaaattttaaccattagaaaattttaattgagtcAATTCAATGATTACATCAACATGTTACTCAtctatatatacaaattaataaatgagatctattaatatttatccaataaatactatcatatatatatatatatatatatatatatatatatatatatatattaatctatctgGATTATTGATATCCTATTTACAATAATCTTATGATCAAGAacattttagattaaaattagaacaaacttgtttcttattatcataatctctattataataacaagtctttaattttaatcaaggacaTTATCAAATAGATCATTTAATCAAATAGTGaaatatgacaatgaaaataaaataatactttattaaaattagaattgattacatgatgacTTGGATCGTGGGCATACAAATTTATTCCCAACATTTGGTTCAAAGTTAATTAGGACATAGAATTCAAGTGTATTGTTTCCGGAATGGCACAATAATCCTCTTGGATGCATGGCTCGATGactgaattattaatttaaatttccagGTGCAGAGATATCCATGAATTGTAGGAGGCAGCAGCTGCatagaaaaatagataaatatttttcatttgttttacaAGGATGGCTAACTCATGGTTATGGCCTATCATTCAGAGTTGGGTTCATAACAGTATACACCACAAGctgtgtaatattaattatgtatgTTTCAGATTTGTATTATTGGGTGGGAAAATCAAGTTCATGAAAGTGAAGAatagttttaataaaattgtacTATGAGTGGACAAAAGTTTATTAGATATCATTTTGATCATGGTTAATTCAGGTTGATCACATTGTAACTAGAATTAGCGTAGTTAGTTTAATTAGTTACAAGTTAGTTACTCTTGTAACCAATTATATAAAATGTAA
This region of Glycine max cultivar Williams 82 chromosome 7, Glycine_max_v4.0, whole genome shotgun sequence genomic DNA includes:
- the LOC113002145 gene encoding uncharacterized protein, with the translated sequence MSSLSLRGILESEKLVGANYDDWYRNLRIVLMHEKLIDTIDKPPTEAPDLSDAEATKIFQKYLDECLTTKCIILASMSSELQRQHQDMDPYEIVEHLKKMYDGQSKTARFQLSKALFRSSLAAN